From the Streptomyces sp. NBC_01216 genome, the window CATGCCGGTGCCGACGAGCGGGGCCTCCGACTTGATGAGGGGCACCGCCTGCCGCATCATGTTCGCGCCCATCAGGGCACGGTTGGCGTCGTCGTGCTCGAGGAAGGGGATCATGGCCGTCGCGACCGACACCATCTGGCGCGGCGAGACGTCCATGTAGTCGACCTCGGTCGGCGGCACGTAGTCGACCTCACCGCCACGACGGCGGACCAGGACGCGGGCCTCGGTGAACTGAAGCTCGTCGTTCAGGGTCGCGTTCGCCTGGGCGATGACGAAGCGGTCCTCCTCGTCGGCGGTGATGTAGTCGACCTCGTCGGTGACCTGACCGTCGACGACCTTGCGGTACGGCGTCTCGATGAAGCCGAACGCGTTGACGCGGCCGTACGAGGCGAGCGAACCGATCAGACCGATGTTCGGGCCTTCGGGGGTCTCGATCGGGCACATGCGTCCGTAGTGGGACGGGTGCACGTCTCGGACCTCGAAGCCGGCCCGCTCACGGGACAGACCACCCGGGCCGAGCGCCGACAGACGGCGCTTGTGGGTGAGGCCCGACAGCGGGTTGTTCTGGTCCATGAACTGCGACAGCTGGCTGGTGCCGAAGAACTCCTTGATGGAGGCGACGACCGGCCGGATGTTGATCAGGGTCTGCGGCGTGATCGCCTCGACGTCCTGGGTGGTCATGCGCTCACGCACGACGCGCTCCATACGCGCCAGACCCGTACGGACCTGGTTCTGGATGAGCTCGCCGACGTTGCGCAGACGACGGTTGCCGAAGTGGTCGATGTCGTCGGTCTCGACGACGATCTCCCGGCCCGACTCGCCGATCGTCTCGGTCTCGCCCGCGTGGAGCTTCACCAGGTACTTGATCGTCGCGATGACGTCGTCCGTGGTGAGCACGCCGGCGTCCAGCGGCTCGTCCGCGCCGAGCTTCTTGTTCACCTTGTAGCGGCCGACCTTGGCGAGGTCGTAGCGCTTCGGGTTGAAGTAGAGGTTCTCGAGCAGCGTCTGAGCGGCCTCACGCGTCGGCGGCTCGCCCGGACGGAGCTTGCGGTAGATGTCGAGCAGCGCGTCGTCCTGGCCCTGGGTGTGGTCCTTCTCCAGGGTGGCCCGCATGGACTCGTACTCGCCGAACTCCTGCAGGATCTGCTCGGTGGTCCAGCCCAGCGCCTTGAGCAGCACGGTGACGGACTGCTTGCGCTTGCGGTCGATGCGGACACCGACCATGTCGCGCTTGTCGATCTCCATCTCCAGCCAGGCACCCCGGGACGGGATGATCTTGGCCGAGAAGATGTCCTTGTCGGACGTCTTGTCGATGGAGGAGTCGAAGTAGACACCCGGCGAGCGGACGAGCTGCGACACCACGACACGCTCGGTGCCGTTGATGACGAAGGTGCCCTTGTTCGTCATGAGCGGGAAGTCGCCCATGAAGACCGTCTGGGACTTGATCTCGCCGGTCTCGTTGTTGGTGAACTCGGCGGTGACGAAGAGCGGGGCACCGTACGTGAAGTCACGGTCCTTGCACTCGTCGATCGAGTTCTTCGGCGGCTCGAAACGGTGGTCGCGGAAGGTCAGCGACATCGACCCGGAGAAGTCCTCGATCGGGGAGATCTCCTCGAAGATCTCCTCCAGGCCGGACTTCCTGGGGACGTCCTGTCCCGACTCAAGGGCAGCCTCGACGCGAGCCTTCCAGGCGGCGTTGCCGAGGAGCCAGTCAAAGCTCTCGGTCTGCAGCGCGAGGAGGTTCGGAACCTCGAGGGGCTCCTTGATCTTTGCAAAGGAGATGCGCAGCGGGGCGGTGCTGGCGCCGTTGTTCGTATGGGTCGAGGCGTTGCGCGAGGCGGCCAAGAGGGGGTCCTTCCGAGGGCTCGGACTCACTACGCGCGTACCGGTCCCTTGCGGGGCACTGGGACAGACATTCCTGAATTGGACTGAAAAGCCAGGTCAGGGCTGGTCTGCCTACGGTGCTCTCGCGAGGGGATGCCCCTGGTGACGGGCAGGGGGCAGCTAACAGGCAGCGCAAAGGGACAGTGTAGCCACTTGGCCCACTGATGTCCAGGGCGAGTAATTCGCGACCCTCGTTGTTCTCAACTCCGCGGTACCTCGCGCCGTGCGGCGCACCTCGATACTGCCCGTTCCGCCGTCGATCCATGCCTCGGATACGGATCGTTGTGACGACGCGTCCTGAGAATTGCGCGCTGCGTGCGGTTCGTCAAGGCCCCCCGGTGGACGGGGCGCACGGCGATGATCACCATACTCCGCGTCACCGGCCTCCCACGACCCCCGCCACGCCCGGCTCCGGGTACGCCGAAGGGCGACCACCCGGATGGGTGATCGCCCTTCACGAGGCGCCTGAGAGGCGCCTGAGCGAGTCAGGGGACTCGCGAGGTGTTACTTGACCTCGACCGAGGCGCCGGCGGCCTTGAGGGACTCGGCGGCCTTCTCGGCGGCCTCCTTCGCGACCTTCTCGAGGACCGGCTTCGGGGTGCCGTCGACGAGGTCCTTGGCCTCCTTCAGACCCAGGGAGGTCAGCTCGCGCACGACCTTGATGACCTGGATCTTCTTCTCGCCGGCACCGGTGAGGATGACGTCGAACTCGTCCTGCTCCTCGACGGCCTCGGCGGCGGGGCCGACACCGGCCGGGCCGGCGACGGCGACGGCCGCGGCGGCGGTGACGTCGAACTTCTCCTCGAAGGCCTTCACGAACTCGGAGAGCTCGATGAGGGTCATCTCCTCGAACTGGGCGAGGAGGTCGTCCTGAGTGAGCTTCGCCATGATGGGCGATCCTTCCACTAATTCGGCAGGTGCCGGATGTACATGTAGGCGGGCGTACGTTCGGCCCGCTGCGACCGTCCCCCTAGCGGGCGGCGGTCAATGCGCGAGCCGAATTACTCGGCACCGCCCTGCTCGGCGAGCTTGACGCGAAGCGCCTCCGCGGTGCGGACGAACTTCGACGGCAGCGCCTGGAGGAGCGAGGCAGTCTGGGACTGCTTGCCCTTGAACGCGCCGGCCAGCTTGCTGAGCAGAACCTCGCGGGACTCGAGGTCCGCAAGCTTCTTGATCTCGTCGGCGGACAGCGCCTTGCCGTCAAGGACACCGCCCTTGATGACGAGGTTCGGGTTGTCCTTGGCGAAGTCACGAAGACCCTTCGCCGACTCCACCGGGTCACCGGTGATGAAGGCAGCGCCCGTCGGACCGTTGAACTGGTCGTCGAGCGAGGTGATCCCGGCCTCGTTGGCCGCAATCTTGGTCAGCGTGTTCTTCACCACGGCGTACTGGGCGTTCTCACCGAGCGAACGACGCAGCGTCTTCAGCTGCGCCACGGTGAGACCCCGGTACTCGGTCAGCACGACGGCGCTCGAGCTCTGGAACTTGTCCTTGAGCTCGGCTACCGCGGCAGCCTTGTCGGGCCTTGCCATGAGCGTCGGCCTCCTTCCGGGTGATGAGGACCGCTCAGAAGGGGCTGAACACAACAAACGCCCCGGCGCAGGCGCACGGGGCTCAGCTCGACCGGATTGCGAGAACCCGGGAACTCTTCCACGATCACCTGCGCGGGCCGTTCGCATCCCAGCGAACCTTCGGCCACCGCACCCCTTGCGGAGCACGGCAACGACCAGCGGTCTTTGGCTTCTCGGGAAGAGTACGCGACGTCGGCGGCGGCGAGCAAATCCGCCCGGACGGCTCAGCGCCGCCGGGGCCCCCGGTCCGGCCGGAGGCCCCCCGGCGGGTCTCGGTACCCGTCGGGTGGCCCGGGGTCGGGCGGCTCTCAGCTCGCGCCCGGAACCGAGGCGTCCCCGCCCAGCTCGCCGAGCATCTGGAAGAGGTCCACCGTCTCCCCGGCCGGCGGGGCCTGGACGCGGGCCTCGGCACCGTAGTCGGTGTAGTCGGCCTTCATGTGGACGACGCCCTGGCTCATGGTCATGCCGATGACCATCCGCGCCGGGTAGCCGTCCGCGCCGACCCAGACCTCGGTGTCGTAGCCCTTCATCCCGGCCTGCTCCGCGCTCTTCAGGAAGGTCTCCCGGTCCTTGCCGGCGAGCACCCGAGAGCTGTTCCCGTTGGCGTCCAGCATCTGCTCGACGGTGAGCGTGCCCTTGTAGTGCCGGGTGTCGACGCCGTTGACCTTCTCGCTGCCGACGTGCTTGAGGTTCGGGGACTCCAGCAGCAGCGCGAGTTGCCGGGCGGGGTCCTGGTTCATGTTCTCCATGCCGCCGGTCATCTGCTTGTGGAGGGCCTTGTCCCCGGCTGCCTCGGCCGCGGCGGCGAGGTCGAGCTTCATCCAGCGCTTGCCGTCCATCGCGGCGGCCGGCTTGGCTCCCATGTCCAGGTACATGACCTCGTCGAGCATGATCACCCGGGTCTCGTCGGGTGCCCCGGGGGCACCCGCGCCGAGGAGGGAGCTCTTCATGGTGAGGTCCATGACGCCCGGGTTCCAGCCCTGGACTCCGCTCATCTCCAGGGTGCCGCCGCCCTCCATGGCGG encodes:
- the rpoB gene encoding DNA-directed RNA polymerase subunit beta, which gives rise to MAASRNASTHTNNGASTAPLRISFAKIKEPLEVPNLLALQTESFDWLLGNAAWKARVEAALESGQDVPRKSGLEEIFEEISPIEDFSGSMSLTFRDHRFEPPKNSIDECKDRDFTYGAPLFVTAEFTNNETGEIKSQTVFMGDFPLMTNKGTFVINGTERVVVSQLVRSPGVYFDSSIDKTSDKDIFSAKIIPSRGAWLEMEIDKRDMVGVRIDRKRKQSVTVLLKALGWTTEQILQEFGEYESMRATLEKDHTQGQDDALLDIYRKLRPGEPPTREAAQTLLENLYFNPKRYDLAKVGRYKVNKKLGADEPLDAGVLTTDDVIATIKYLVKLHAGETETIGESGREIVVETDDIDHFGNRRLRNVGELIQNQVRTGLARMERVVRERMTTQDVEAITPQTLINIRPVVASIKEFFGTSQLSQFMDQNNPLSGLTHKRRLSALGPGGLSRERAGFEVRDVHPSHYGRMCPIETPEGPNIGLIGSLASYGRVNAFGFIETPYRKVVDGQVTDEVDYITADEEDRFVIAQANATLNDELQFTEARVLVRRRGGEVDYVPPTEVDYMDVSPRQMVSVATAMIPFLEHDDANRALMGANMMRQAVPLIKSEAPLVGTGMEYRCATDAGDVIKAEKDGVIQEVSADYITVTNDDGTYTTYRIAKFSRSNQGTSVNQKVVVSEGDRVIEGQVLADGPATENGEMALGKNLLVAFMPWEGHNYEDAIILSQRLVQDDVLSSIHIEEHEVDARDTKLGPEEITRDIPNVSEEVLADLDERGIIRIGAEVVAGDILVGKVTPKGETELTPEERLLRAIFGEKAREVRDTSLKVPHGETGKVIGVRVFDREEGDELPPGVNQLVRVYVAQKRKITDGDKLAGRHGNKGVISKILPIEDMPFLEDGTPVDIILNPLGVPSRMNPGQVLEIHLGWLASRGWDVSGLADEWAQRLQVIGADEVKPGTNVATPVFDGAREDEISGLFEHTIPNRDGDRLVLPSGKARLFDGRSGEPFPDPISIGFMYILKLHHLVDDKLHARSTGPYSMITQQPLGGKAQFGGQRFGEMEVWALEAYGAAYALQELLTIKSDDVTGRVKVYEAIVKGENIPEPGIPESFKVLIKEMQSLCLNVEVLSSDGMSIEMRDTDEDVFRAAEELGIDLSRREPSSVEEV
- the rplL gene encoding 50S ribosomal protein L7/L12, translated to MAKLTQDDLLAQFEEMTLIELSEFVKAFEEKFDVTAAAAVAVAGPAGVGPAAEAVEEQDEFDVILTGAGEKKIQVIKVVRELTSLGLKEAKDLVDGTPKPVLEKVAKEAAEKAAESLKAAGASVEVK
- the rplJ gene encoding 50S ribosomal protein L10 gives rise to the protein MARPDKAAAVAELKDKFQSSSAVVLTEYRGLTVAQLKTLRRSLGENAQYAVVKNTLTKIAANEAGITSLDDQFNGPTGAAFITGDPVESAKGLRDFAKDNPNLVIKGGVLDGKALSADEIKKLADLESREVLLSKLAGAFKGKQSQTASLLQALPSKFVRTAEALRVKLAEQGGAE